The proteins below come from a single Malus domestica chromosome 03, GDT2T_hap1 genomic window:
- the LOC103406606 gene encoding selT-like protein produces MDRAQLVLLGLPLFLFCTDLLNLFTPPPPPPHKPPHHHHPHLQHQHQPPPVAKETLEFPSQKPSAFGAIGVGSTVKISFCTSCSYKGNAVTMTKMLEASFPGIHVELSNYPPPLPKRLVSKLVPVAQVGVFGIIMAGEQIFPMLGITTPPAWYYSLRANRFGTIASTWLLGNALQSFLQGTGAFEVYLNDELVFSKLKEGRFPGEIELRDAIASKLGSSRITDSALWS; encoded by the exons ATGGATCGAGCACAGCTTGTTCTGCTAGGGCTTCCGCTCTTCCTCTTCTGCACGGACCTCCTAAACCTCTTCACTCCGCCCCCTCCTCCGCCCCACAAGCctccccaccaccaccatcccCACCTCCAACACCAACACCAACCTCCTCCAGTCGCCAAAGAAACCCTAGAGTTTCCCTCACAG AAACCAAGCGCTTTCGGTGCCATCGGCGTCGGCAGCACGGTCAAGATTAGCTTCTGCACTTCTTGCTCTTACAA GGGGAATGCGGTAACAATGACGAAGATGTTGGAGGCTTCTTTTCCTGGAATCCATGTTGAACTTTCGAACTATCCCCCGCCCCTTCCAAAGCGTTTAGTCAGCAAGCTGGTTCCGGTTGCTCAAGTTGGAGTTTTTGGGATTATAATGGCAGGCGAGCAGATATTTCCTATGTTGGGGATTACGACACCTCCTGCTTGGTATTATTCTCTTCGTGCAAATAGATTTGGTACCATTGCATCCACTTGGCTTCTTGGCAATGCATTGCAGTCCTTCCTCCAAGGCACTGGTGCTTTCGAAGTTTACCTCAACGATGAATTG GTTTTCTCTAAGCTGAAGGAGGGAAGATTTCCGGGAGAGATTGAACTAAGAGATGCCATTGCGAGTAAGTTGGGTAGTTCAAGAATCACAGACTCGGCTTTATGGTCCTAG